One Limisphaerales bacterium DNA window includes the following coding sequences:
- a CDS encoding DUF1501 domain-containing protein → MSEFEMNRRQALVAGGLGVASMGMPGSVMGSDKLDKSGNAVSAEKRCIFVLLCGGPSHVDTWDMKPNAPEAYRGPYQPISTKVPGMRLNEMHTRLAKLTDQFTLINSMTHPGAISNHFDAMHNLLSGQSAKRVQQGVPDDQPYLGSFVAKHKPSKRNIVSNAWLIKCVGRPVFCAPNLALGGYLGSAYAPVFVGSANNHPAMPNFAAPKIYDLGDADRLAQRRKLLGSIESNALDKDAKGADWSDLREKAYDAMTRPEGREAFDLKREPLKVRERYGMHPLGQNLLLARRMVEAGVRFVTVNGWVGQAPSDRRGPPSSSWDMHGGNMGMGNAFGNGSYGMGFCLPRLDQALAGLFTDLKERGMMDNTLVVVTGEFGRTPKVLTQQPPGRQHWPKCFSSIIAGCGIAGGHVYGKSDKTGSTVTSDPVRPEELAATIYHALDIPLNEPQNNTGITRPITPGKPVLKLFG, encoded by the coding sequence ATGAGCGAATTTGAAATGAACCGTCGACAGGCCCTCGTTGCGGGCGGCTTGGGCGTTGCCAGCATGGGGATGCCCGGCTCGGTGATGGGCAGCGATAAACTCGATAAATCGGGCAACGCGGTGTCGGCGGAGAAGAGGTGCATCTTCGTGTTGTTGTGCGGCGGCCCGAGCCACGTGGATACTTGGGATATGAAACCCAACGCGCCGGAGGCATATCGCGGGCCGTACCAGCCGATCTCCACCAAAGTGCCGGGGATGCGTCTCAACGAAATGCACACGCGGCTGGCGAAGCTTACCGACCAGTTTACACTCATCAATTCGATGACGCATCCGGGCGCGATCAGCAATCACTTTGATGCGATGCATAATTTGTTGAGCGGCCAATCGGCCAAGCGCGTGCAGCAAGGGGTGCCGGATGATCAGCCGTACCTCGGCTCGTTCGTGGCGAAGCACAAACCGAGCAAGCGTAATATTGTCTCCAACGCTTGGCTGATTAAATGCGTGGGTCGCCCGGTTTTTTGTGCACCGAATCTTGCGCTGGGCGGTTACCTCGGCTCGGCATATGCGCCGGTATTTGTGGGTTCGGCGAATAATCATCCGGCGATGCCGAATTTTGCGGCGCCGAAAATTTATGATCTCGGCGATGCGGATCGTCTCGCCCAACGCCGCAAGCTTCTCGGCAGCATCGAGAGTAACGCGCTGGATAAAGACGCCAAGGGCGCCGACTGGAGCGATCTGCGCGAGAAAGCGTACGACGCGATGACGCGACCGGAAGGGCGCGAGGCGTTTGATCTCAAACGCGAGCCGTTAAAAGTGCGCGAGCGTTACGGGATGCATCCGCTCGGCCAAAATCTTTTACTGGCCCGCCGTATGGTGGAAGCGGGCGTGCGCTTTGTGACCGTGAACGGCTGGGTTGGCCAAGCCCCGAGCGATCGGCGAGGCCCGCCCAGTAGCAGTTGGGATATGCACGGTGGCAATATGGGGATGGGCAACGCCTTCGGGAATGGCTCCTACGGAATGGGCTTCTGCCTGCCGCGCCTGGATCAGGCGCTGGCCGGATTGTTTACGGATCTCAAAGAGCGCGGGATGATGGATAACACGTTGGTGGTGGTGACCGGTGAATTTGGTCGCACGCCAAAAGTGCTCACCCAACAACCCCCGGGCCGCCAGCATTGGCCGAAATGTTTTTCCTCCATCATTGCCGGTTGCGGCATTGCCGGCGGCCACGTGTACGGCAAGTCCGACAAGACCGGCTCGACCGTCACCAGCGATCCCGTGCGCCCCGAAGAACTCGCCGCCACCATTTACCACGCGCTGGACATCCCCCTCAACGAGCCGCAAAACAACACCGGCATCACCCGCCCCATCACCCCCGGCAAACCGGTGTTGAAATTGTTCGGGTAA